One genomic segment of Bacteroides caccae includes these proteins:
- a CDS encoding phospholipase D-like domain-containing protein, protein MEKNEHAILLDIPSGGKNGKYHSAVLTTYAIDLIHFDNQLLNMLHRKQVCSINVFADTNQMDKSMEYVSPIYMRHIGKEYSITSISAVGAFHPKINFFVGDDAVLVVFGTGNLTVTGHGKNHEAFTGFMIDETDTTHRPLIEECWQYLCRFTKQCNDYDHNRILREIPENCTFLDSSFNIVPHSMCKVQEGLNAALLYNDSQSGILQQISNLVPLNEVQTITLLSPYFDECGESLITLSQLCPNSTVNVLIHQDCALPPSGMLPNSSIHFYDFSETKRGEIAFKTYERQLHAKVLHFKTNDAEYCMVGSANATLAGLGTITHRGINEEFGVLYHSTKQDFLSTLGLKTKKRIDVPTNRSKHSNEAPSETGRRLRLLSAYYESGKLNVYSNEEIPDGVLLSIDNGIETLVSELKHDKGNRYSTDIKLAKTQYTCYLVDKDKKSISNKLFVNWTEFLATTNPSKMSRNLNRFISRIENEGYDGMEVADMLSDVMWDLVNDAGEKVSPKIKVSSEDKRQSDLSLPEIKYNSEYDNDDAKSSRIFQIDRTSRLIECIEESIRKKIRSIDDAIIDEEEEGSAETSNNREIEEQEDIFLSKQLLKGYGELSTSLLMKYQKMISKRYEQVKATGDGVITRDDLNFFSLSMFAAMEICYLNKFRYKFDQIPYSSRNFSQKQFYDSLERSISNVGLDSLEKFVKFCNTMKLPAQRDENFNKVSSRSMKYAILYGTLFNRLSHIETIRILGKRLQKAVDSLAVLFGKPSFETLTKELEPLSERYDYVFRMNHVENMIRSLS, encoded by the coding sequence ATGGAAAAGAATGAGCATGCAATATTATTGGATATTCCTAGCGGCGGCAAAAATGGCAAATATCATTCAGCTGTATTGACTACTTATGCCATAGATTTGATACATTTCGATAATCAATTATTGAACATGCTTCATCGTAAGCAAGTATGTAGCATAAATGTGTTTGCCGATACCAATCAAATGGATAAATCTATGGAATATGTATCTCCTATTTATATGAGACATATTGGTAAGGAGTACTCCATTACATCTATAAGTGCTGTCGGAGCTTTTCATCCTAAGATTAATTTCTTTGTAGGAGATGACGCTGTATTGGTTGTGTTTGGTACTGGTAATCTAACAGTTACAGGACATGGAAAAAATCATGAGGCATTTACAGGTTTTATGATAGATGAGACTGATACGACGCATCGTCCTCTCATTGAAGAATGTTGGCAGTATCTCTGCCGATTTACAAAGCAATGTAACGACTATGATCATAATAGAATTCTTCGTGAGATTCCTGAAAATTGTACATTTTTAGATTCCTCTTTCAATATTGTGCCTCATAGTATGTGCAAGGTACAAGAAGGGTTAAATGCTGCTTTACTGTATAATGATTCTCAGTCTGGGATTTTACAACAAATTTCAAATTTAGTGCCATTAAATGAGGTGCAGACTATAACACTTCTCAGTCCATATTTTGATGAATGTGGAGAATCATTGATTACATTATCCCAACTTTGTCCGAACTCAACGGTGAATGTTTTGATTCACCAAGATTGTGCTTTGCCACCAAGCGGAATGCTTCCAAATAGTAGTATTCATTTTTATGATTTCAGCGAAACAAAAAGGGGTGAAATAGCTTTTAAAACATATGAACGTCAATTGCATGCAAAGGTTTTGCACTTTAAGACTAATGATGCTGAATATTGTATGGTTGGCAGTGCAAATGCAACATTAGCCGGACTTGGAACAATAACTCACAGAGGCATAAATGAAGAGTTTGGAGTCTTGTATCATTCGACAAAGCAAGATTTTCTATCTACACTTGGTCTGAAAACCAAGAAAAGAATAGATGTGCCAACTAATAGATCCAAACATTCTAATGAAGCTCCTTCTGAAACTGGAAGACGATTAAGACTATTATCCGCTTATTACGAATCAGGTAAATTAAATGTCTATAGCAATGAGGAGATTCCTGATGGAGTACTACTGTCTATCGACAATGGAATTGAGACTCTTGTAAGTGAACTTAAACATGATAAAGGCAATAGATATAGTACTGATATAAAGTTAGCAAAAACTCAATATACATGTTATTTAGTGGATAAAGACAAGAAATCTATATCTAATAAGCTGTTCGTCAATTGGACTGAGTTCTTAGCCACAACAAATCCGTCGAAAATGAGTCGTAATCTTAATAGATTCATTTCTCGTATTGAGAATGAAGGATATGATGGTATGGAGGTTGCTGATATGCTATCTGATGTAATGTGGGACTTAGTTAATGATGCTGGTGAAAAAGTTTCTCCAAAGATTAAAGTTTCATCAGAAGATAAAAGGCAATCTGATTTATCTTTGCCCGAAATAAAATACAATTCGGAATATGACAATGACGATGCAAAGAGTAGCAGGATTTTCCAAATAGATCGTACATCAAGACTGATTGAATGTATTGAGGAGAGTATTAGAAAAAAGATTCGTTCGATAGATGATGCGATCATTGATGAAGAGGAAGAAGGCTCGGCAGAAACAAGCAATAATAGAGAAATAGAAGAACAGGAGGATATCTTCCTCAGCAAGCAACTGTTAAAAGGTTATGGTGAATTATCAACATCTTTGTTAATGAAATATCAGAAGATGATAAGTAAGCGATACGAGCAGGTAAAAGCTACAGGTGATGGCGTTATAACTAGAGATGACTTAAACTTCTTTTCTCTGTCTATGTTTGCTGCAATGGAGATATGTTATCTTAATAAATTTCGTTATAAATTTGACCAAATACCCTATTCATCAAGAAACTTTTCTCAGAAACAGTTTTATGATAGTTTGGAAAGGAGCATAAGTAACGTTGGTCTTGACTCATTGGAAAAATTTGTAAAGTTTTGCAATACAATGAAACTTCCAGCACAAAGAGATGAGAATTTCAATAAAGTTTCGTCTCGTTCTATGAAATATGCAATATTATATGGGACCTTATTTAATAGACTTTCTCACATTGAAACTATACGCATATTGGGTAAACGCTTGCAAAAAGCAGTAGATAGCCTGGCTGTGCTATTCGGTAAACCTTCGTTTGAAACTCTGACAAAAGAGCTTGAACCTTTATCAGAAAGGTATGACTATGTATTTCGCATGAATCATGTTGAAAATATGATTAGAAGTCTTAGCTGA
- a CDS encoding type I restriction endonuclease subunit R translates to MAYFNEENTVEQMLINAAGQCGWIYVEPQFVPRLPDEVLVVEWLMEALLALNPITPEQAEQVIYKLRACITSGGASDELITANDKFRKLLFEENSYPFGDNGDNINIRFFAGKDDEYKNRCIVTNQWEYPRKSKEGGKRLDLVYVINGIPMVIGEAKTPVKASVTWADGATDIMHYQKSIPEMFVPNILTFASEGRELQYAGIGCPIDKWGPWFADEERKHGTLEDVEHNYVSLMTPERLLDIYRFYSVFTGTSGGRKIKIVCRYQQYWGGEAIVQRVLSTYINGSGPRKGLIWHFQGSGKSWLMVFAAQKLRRQEVLKAPTVVIVDDRIDLEDQITGDFTRAEIPNIDSISSKQELEEKIHQRKILITTIFKFGDLNDGEVIDERDNIILLMDEAHRTQEGDLGKKMRTALPNAFFFGLTGTPINRNDHNTFACFGAEEDKYGYISKYTFQNSVADGATLELNFKTVPVEMHLDDAKLQKEFDELTDQISEEDKNELVRRTSVDAFFTAEKRINDVCKYIVSHFREYVEPTGMKAQVVVYNRECCVKYKKALDALLGTDDQTTIIMHTAGDKADEYKAYKRSRDEEKKLLDQFRDPLSPLKFVIVTSKLLTGFDAPILQCMYLDKPMKNHTLLQAICRTNRTYNENKKCGLIVDFVGVFEDVAKSLAFDEETVKTIVQNIDEIKSLIPTFMQQCIEFFPGVDRTIGGWEGLTAAQQCLKDDGVKTNFGRHFARLNKAWEIVSPDACLAEYQNDYTWLAQVYQSVRPVSGGNLIWTLLGAKTIEIIHRNIETIDIGTPLEDLVVDADVIDAVLEDEKAREKKIVEVEKILRLRLGEHKGDPNFKKFAEKLDELRERMEQNLISSIDFLKQLLALAKDLLEEEKKKDEPQDKRAQARAALTDLFQSIKTEDTPIIVEQVVNDIDNEVVNIVRQFNDAFQSVTARREIKKKLRAILWVKYQIKDNDVFERAYQYIEMYY, encoded by the coding sequence ATGGCATACTTTAACGAAGAAAATACAGTTGAGCAAATGCTCATTAATGCAGCAGGACAATGCGGTTGGATATATGTGGAACCGCAGTTTGTTCCGAGACTTCCTGATGAAGTTCTTGTTGTAGAATGGCTCATGGAGGCACTGCTGGCATTGAATCCTATTACTCCTGAACAAGCAGAACAGGTTATATATAAGCTTCGAGCTTGTATTACAAGTGGCGGAGCTTCTGATGAACTAATCACAGCTAATGATAAGTTCCGCAAGTTACTATTTGAAGAAAACTCATACCCATTTGGTGATAATGGCGATAATATCAACATTCGTTTCTTTGCAGGCAAGGATGATGAATATAAGAATCGTTGCATAGTAACTAATCAGTGGGAGTATCCGAGAAAGAGTAAGGAGGGAGGCAAGCGTTTAGACCTTGTATATGTCATCAATGGTATACCTATGGTTATCGGTGAAGCAAAGACTCCTGTTAAGGCATCTGTAACATGGGCTGATGGTGCTACTGATATTATGCATTACCAGAAGAGTATCCCTGAAATGTTTGTTCCGAATATTCTAACCTTTGCAAGTGAAGGTAGAGAACTTCAATATGCTGGTATTGGATGCCCTATTGACAAATGGGGCCCATGGTTTGCCGATGAGGAACGTAAGCATGGTACATTGGAGGATGTTGAGCATAACTATGTATCATTGATGACTCCTGAAAGACTATTGGATATATATCGTTTCTATTCTGTTTTCACAGGAACCTCAGGAGGCAGAAAAATTAAAATTGTATGTCGTTACCAACAATATTGGGGTGGCGAAGCTATTGTTCAACGTGTTCTGTCAACATATATAAATGGCTCTGGCCCTCGTAAAGGTTTGATTTGGCATTTCCAAGGTTCTGGTAAGTCGTGGTTGATGGTATTTGCGGCTCAAAAACTTCGTCGTCAGGAAGTGCTAAAAGCGCCAACAGTAGTGATTGTGGACGATAGAATTGATTTGGAAGACCAGATTACTGGTGATTTCACTCGTGCAGAGATACCTAACATTGATAGTATATCATCAAAACAAGAACTGGAGGAAAAGATCCATCAAAGAAAGATCTTGATAACCACCATCTTTAAGTTTGGTGATTTGAATGATGGCGAGGTAATTGATGAACGTGATAATATCATCCTCTTGATGGACGAAGCTCATAGAACACAAGAAGGAGACCTCGGTAAAAAGATGCGCACAGCACTGCCAAATGCATTCTTCTTTGGATTAACTGGTACACCTATTAACCGTAATGACCATAATACATTTGCATGTTTTGGTGCCGAGGAGGATAAATATGGATACATATCAAAATATACATTCCAAAATTCAGTAGCAGATGGGGCAACTCTTGAACTTAATTTCAAGACCGTTCCAGTCGAGATGCACTTGGACGATGCTAAATTGCAAAAGGAGTTTGACGAACTTACCGACCAGATTAGCGAAGAAGACAAGAATGAATTGGTAAGAAGAACAAGTGTTGATGCATTCTTTACTGCAGAAAAAAGAATCAATGACGTTTGTAAGTATATTGTCTCTCATTTCAGAGAGTATGTGGAACCAACAGGCATGAAAGCTCAGGTTGTTGTTTACAATAGAGAATGTTGCGTCAAATATAAAAAGGCTTTGGATGCTCTTCTTGGCACAGATGACCAAACAACAATTATAATGCATACTGCTGGAGATAAAGCAGATGAATATAAGGCATATAAGCGTAGTCGCGATGAGGAAAAGAAGTTGCTTGATCAGTTCAGAGACCCATTGTCTCCGCTAAAATTTGTGATCGTAACAAGCAAACTACTAACAGGTTTTGACGCACCTATACTCCAGTGTATGTATTTGGACAAACCAATGAAGAATCATACTTTGTTGCAGGCTATTTGCAGAACCAATCGTACCTACAATGAGAATAAGAAATGTGGATTGATTGTTGATTTTGTTGGTGTATTTGAGGATGTTGCAAAGAGTCTTGCTTTTGATGAAGAGACAGTTAAGACCATTGTTCAGAATATCGATGAAATCAAAAGTCTTATACCTACATTCATGCAACAATGTATTGAGTTCTTCCCTGGCGTTGATAGAACTATTGGTGGATGGGAGGGGCTTACTGCTGCTCAACAATGCTTGAAAGATGATGGTGTGAAGACAAACTTTGGCCGCCACTTTGCCCGTCTCAATAAAGCGTGGGAGATAGTTTCTCCCGATGCTTGTTTGGCCGAATACCAAAATGATTATACTTGGTTGGCTCAAGTGTATCAAAGTGTGCGTCCTGTAAGTGGTGGTAATCTTATCTGGACTTTGCTTGGAGCTAAGACCATAGAGATTATACATCGCAACATTGAAACTATTGACATTGGTACTCCACTAGAGGATTTGGTAGTTGATGCCGATGTGATAGATGCAGTCCTTGAAGATGAAAAAGCACGTGAGAAGAAGATTGTTGAAGTAGAGAAAATACTTCGATTGAGATTGGGCGAGCACAAAGGTGATCCTAACTTCAAGAAATTTGCAGAGAAATTGGATGAACTCCGAGAACGAATGGAACAAAACCTGATCAGCAGTATTGATTTCTTGAAACAACTTCTTGCATTAGCAAAAGACTTGCTTGAAGAAGAAAAGAAAAAGGATGAACCTCAGGATAAACGTGCTCAAGCTCGTGCCGCCTTAACAGACCTTTTCCAAAGTATAAAGACCGAAGACACACCTATTATCGTTGAACAAGTTGTAAATGATATAGATAATGAAGTGGTTAACATTGTACGTCAATTTAATGATGCTTTCCAAAGTGTAACAGCCCGCAGAGAAATCAAAAAGAAACTACGTGCTATCCTCTGGGTTAAGTATCAGATAAAAGACAATGATGTATTTGAACGTGCATACCAATATATTGAGATGTACTATTAG
- a CDS encoding restriction endonuclease subunit S, with translation MSQFIEMFKEKGYPLRMLKSFADVSTGGTPSKANLEYWNGDKPWVSAEDMKNKYVYDTCEKVTEAGYATCKIIPVDTLMYVCRGSIGVMAINKIECATNQSICRAKCHDNVCNVEFLYHALMYQKDNIKKMGTGTSFKSLNQTSFSELKIELPPYNEQMKFVSIAQQADKSEFVGCKSQFIEMFGNQNTNDKGWTESLVKDEFKLSMGKTPARNNPECWDNGTHKWVSISDMSSYTRYTGDTSEYITDYAIADSGIKAVPKGTIIMSFKLSIGRTAITSEDLYTNEAIMAFAGFDEKKFNIDFLHFLIANKNWLLGAKQAVKGQTLNKESIGNAKIIIPPIEAQEEFASIYNQADKSEYYN, from the coding sequence ATGTCGCAATTTATCGAGATGTTCAAAGAGAAGGGGTATCCTTTGAGAATGCTAAAATCGTTTGCTGATGTATCCACTGGAGGTACGCCTTCTAAGGCAAATCTTGAATATTGGAATGGAGATAAGCCATGGGTATCTGCAGAGGACATGAAAAATAAGTATGTATATGACACTTGCGAGAAGGTCACAGAAGCCGGATATGCTACATGCAAGATTATCCCAGTAGATACCTTGATGTATGTATGTCGAGGTAGTATCGGAGTAATGGCAATCAATAAGATAGAATGTGCAACCAATCAGTCTATATGTAGAGCAAAGTGCCACGATAACGTATGTAACGTAGAGTTTCTTTATCATGCTTTAATGTATCAAAAAGACAACATTAAGAAAATGGGGACTGGCACATCATTCAAATCATTGAATCAAACTTCATTCTCTGAATTGAAAATAGAATTGCCCCCTTACAATGAACAGATGAAGTTTGTAAGCATTGCTCAACAGGCCGATAAATCAGAATTTGTTGGTTGCAAATCGCAATTTATCGAGATGTTTGGAAATCAGAATACTAATGACAAGGGTTGGACAGAATCATTAGTAAAAGATGAATTTAAGCTATCGATGGGTAAGACTCCAGCACGCAATAATCCTGAGTGTTGGGATAATGGAACCCACAAATGGGTTTCTATATCCGACATGTCTTCATACACGCGTTATACAGGAGATACTAGCGAATACATTACAGACTATGCAATAGCTGATTCAGGAATCAAAGCAGTGCCCAAAGGTACGATTATAATGAGTTTTAAGCTCTCTATAGGAAGAACTGCTATTACCTCAGAAGATCTATATACCAACGAGGCAATAATGGCTTTTGCTGGTTTTGATGAGAAGAAATTCAATATCGACTTCCTGCATTTTCTTATTGCAAACAAGAACTGGTTACTAGGTGCAAAGCAAGCAGTAAAAGGCCAGACACTTAACAAGGAGTCTATTGGAAATGCGAAGATCATTATTCCTCCAATTGAGGCTCAAGAAGAGTTTGCCAGCATTTACAATCAGGCTGATAAATCAGAATATTACAATTAG
- the xerA gene encoding site-specific tyrosine recombinase/integron integrase, with product MVKNLINEIEQAMLGSLNNEQLAQLRKVLDYTFRNIVVTEKDSVNAESNNQILVENFISAKKVEGCSPNSIAYYRSTINNALIKLGKEVIHITTDDLRHYLNTYQSESGASKVTVDNIRRILSSFFSWLEEENYIVKSPVRRIHKVKVGKTVKETYTDESLELMRDHCSNPRDLALIDLLASTGMRVGELVKLNRSDIDYHNRECIVTGKGDKQRKVYFDARTKIHLQKYINSRTDNNEALFVSLLAPYDRLQISGVEIRLRQMGKDLNIPKVHPHKFRRTLATMAIDKGMPIEQVQHLLGHQSLDTTLQYAMVNQNNVKLSHHKFIG from the coding sequence ATGGTTAAGAACTTGATTAACGAAATAGAACAGGCTATGCTCGGTTCATTGAATAATGAGCAGTTGGCCCAGTTGCGTAAGGTGCTTGATTACACCTTCCGTAACATTGTCGTGACTGAAAAAGATTCTGTCAATGCAGAAAGTAATAATCAGATTTTGGTAGAGAATTTTATCTCAGCCAAGAAAGTTGAAGGATGTTCTCCTAATTCAATCGCCTATTATCGCAGTACTATAAATAATGCATTGATTAAGTTGGGTAAAGAGGTTATCCACATAACTACTGATGATTTACGGCATTATTTAAATACATATCAAAGCGAGAGTGGCGCGAGCAAGGTAACGGTAGATAATATTCGACGCATACTATCCAGTTTCTTTTCTTGGTTAGAAGAAGAAAACTATATAGTAAAGAGTCCTGTACGAAGAATCCATAAAGTAAAAGTGGGTAAAACCGTAAAGGAAACATATACTGATGAATCTCTTGAATTGATGCGGGACCATTGCTCAAATCCGCGTGATTTGGCATTGATAGATCTATTGGCATCAACAGGAATGCGTGTTGGAGAATTGGTTAAGCTCAATCGCTCAGATATAGACTACCACAACAGGGAGTGTATTGTTACCGGCAAAGGTGATAAGCAGCGTAAGGTATATTTCGATGCTCGTACAAAGATTCATTTGCAGAAATACATAAACAGCCGTACTGACAACAATGAAGCGTTGTTTGTCTCACTCCTGGCTCCTTATGATAGATTGCAGATTAGCGGAGTGGAGATTAGACTGCGCCAGATGGGGAAAGATTTGAATATTCCAAAAGTGCATCCACATAAATTCCGTAGAACATTGGCAACAATGGCAATAGATAAGGGCATGCCTATTGAGCAAGTCCAGCACCTACTCGGTCATCAGAGTCTCGATACGACATTGCAATATGCAATGGTGAATCAGAATAATGTGAAATTGTCTCATCATAAATTCATTGGTTAG
- a CDS encoding Fic family protein, whose translation MISKEEVRELLKSTETYRIERTTSTGDMDKFQEAICAFSNDLPNSKKNGYLILGAYDNGTLSGLKVDDDLLKKISAIRSNGNILPLPIMSVERFEYEDGDLLVAEVSPSLVPPVRYRGRTFVRIGPRRDIASEAEERILFERRTSYMATFDATPCFGATIKDIDTEFIKREYLPQIIDHEVLASDSRNIKEQLAAIHLYDLTHECPTNAAMILFGKDPQYYMHGCYVQYVHFAGKDRGSEIVNERQIKGSLSKMLPQLENFVRDAVVTSRPMPISMLREKNVLNYPDLALRELLMNACMHRDYQSNMPIRLYQYEDRIEILNAGGLYGEARPENFPTVNDYRNPIVAEAMRGLKYVNMFNRGIQRVKNLLQENGNPEPVFNVDKITAFEVIVRPSLSLNLVTDEENVTKSVTKLSDTLNDIIDFCSTPRSMAEIMEHLGLKHRYNVKHRYIDPLIEGGFLVMTIPEKPNSRSQKYKRALT comes from the coding sequence AAAGAAGAAGTACGTGAGCTGTTGAAGAGCACTGAGACATATAGAATAGAGCGTACCACATCTACCGGAGATATGGATAAGTTTCAAGAAGCAATATGTGCTTTCTCAAACGATTTACCTAATTCCAAGAAGAATGGGTATCTGATTCTTGGTGCGTATGATAATGGAACTTTATCGGGGTTGAAAGTTGATGATGATTTACTAAAAAAGATTTCAGCCATACGTTCAAATGGTAATATATTGCCTCTTCCTATTATGTCGGTGGAAAGATTTGAATATGAGGATGGAGATTTGCTTGTTGCAGAAGTTTCACCTTCGTTGGTTCCACCTGTACGATATCGCGGTAGGACATTTGTTCGTATTGGTCCTCGCAGGGATATTGCCAGTGAAGCGGAAGAACGAATTTTGTTTGAACGTAGAACTTCATATATGGCAACATTTGATGCCACTCCTTGTTTTGGCGCAACCATAAAAGATATTGATACGGAGTTCATCAAAAGAGAATATCTTCCTCAGATAATTGACCACGAAGTATTGGCTAGCGATAGCCGTAATATCAAGGAACAGTTGGCGGCAATTCATTTGTATGATCTTACACATGAATGTCCTACAAATGCTGCAATGATTCTTTTTGGTAAAGACCCTCAGTATTATATGCATGGGTGCTATGTACAATACGTTCATTTTGCAGGTAAAGACCGTGGTAGTGAAATCGTTAATGAACGACAGATTAAAGGAAGTCTTAGTAAAATGCTACCGCAATTGGAAAACTTTGTTAGGGATGCTGTGGTGACTTCTCGCCCTATGCCTATTAGCATGCTGCGTGAGAAGAATGTGTTGAATTATCCTGACTTGGCTCTTAGAGAGTTGTTGATGAATGCATGTATGCATAGGGATTACCAGTCCAATATGCCAATTCGACTTTATCAATATGAGGATCGTATTGAGATTCTTAATGCTGGAGGATTGTATGGTGAGGCTCGTCCTGAGAACTTCCCAACGGTAAATGATTATCGTAATCCAATTGTTGCAGAGGCTATGCGTGGATTGAAGTACGTTAACATGTTCAATCGTGGAATTCAGCGTGTAAAGAACTTATTGCAAGAGAATGGAAATCCCGAACCAGTGTTCAATGTGGATAAGATTACAGCTTTTGAGGTTATAGTGAGGCCTTCTTTATCACTTAACTTGGTCACCGATGAGGAAAATGTGACTAAGTCAGTGACTAAGTTAAGTGACACACTTAATGATATAATTGATTTTTGTTCTACTCCTCGAAGTATGGCTGAAATCATGGAGCATCTTGGTCTTAAACACAGATATAATGTAAAGCATCGCTATATTGACCCACTTATAGAGGGAGGATTCTTGGTAATGACTATTCCCGAGAAACCTAATAGTCGGAGCCAAAAATACAAACGAGCATTGACTTAG